Proteins encoded within one genomic window of Polynucleobacter duraquae:
- a CDS encoding glycosyltransferase family 4 protein, with protein sequence MKLTNTQPMTFVDNHLEINPPLVESLNISIVTETYPPEVNGVASTLARFIRGLRDLGHSITLVRPRQGRGDSPVSQAHFQEILTQGIPIPGYSSLKVGLPRRGMFLQQWSVNRPDLVHIVTEGPLGWSALEAAQKLGIPICSDFRTNFDAYSSHYGLNWLKSPIQKYMRYFHNRTNFTMVPTQGLKSQLQNAGFERLRVLARGIDTDLFNPSKRSSELRESWGVKDGEEVVVYVGRLASEKNLLVTVNAFKAMLAIKPNLKIVWVGDGPQKSFLELICPNSIFAGIQSGESLAQYYASGDIFLFSSLSETFGNVTLEAMASGLAVLAYDYAAAGQVIQNGVNGMLANCNHPDSFINQSLELLKKGPELDVLRKNARQTTLNLSWESVTAKLNQNYYELLHSYPPKEKKMNALALSEACIKQ encoded by the coding sequence ATGAAATTAACGAATACTCAGCCGATGACTTTCGTAGATAACCATTTAGAAATTAATCCTCCTTTAGTTGAGTCTTTAAATATCTCCATCGTCACAGAAACCTACCCCCCAGAGGTAAACGGAGTCGCAAGCACGCTAGCCCGCTTCATTCGAGGCTTAAGGGACCTAGGTCACTCCATCACGCTCGTAAGGCCGCGTCAAGGAAGGGGTGATAGCCCCGTATCTCAGGCTCATTTTCAGGAAATATTGACTCAGGGAATTCCTATCCCAGGCTATAGCTCCTTAAAGGTTGGCCTGCCAAGGCGAGGGATGTTCCTCCAGCAGTGGTCAGTCAATCGCCCCGATTTAGTACATATCGTGACAGAAGGCCCTCTTGGCTGGTCAGCACTAGAGGCTGCTCAGAAACTAGGTATTCCTATTTGCTCAGATTTCCGAACAAATTTTGATGCTTATTCCTCTCATTATGGATTGAATTGGTTAAAAAGCCCCATACAGAAATACATGAGGTATTTTCACAACAGAACAAACTTCACCATGGTCCCGACCCAAGGACTTAAAAGTCAGCTACAAAATGCTGGTTTTGAGAGGCTTAGAGTATTGGCTAGGGGGATTGATACTGACTTATTTAATCCCTCCAAGCGTTCAAGTGAATTAAGAGAAAGCTGGGGCGTTAAAGATGGTGAAGAAGTCGTTGTCTATGTTGGCAGACTCGCGTCAGAAAAAAACTTACTGGTGACTGTGAATGCCTTTAAGGCGATGCTGGCCATTAAGCCAAATCTTAAGATAGTGTGGGTTGGTGATGGGCCACAAAAAAGTTTTTTAGAGCTAATATGCCCCAACAGTATTTTTGCAGGCATTCAGTCCGGTGAAAGTCTGGCTCAATACTATGCTAGTGGCGATATATTTCTTTTTTCAAGCTTAAGTGAAACCTTCGGAAATGTTACTTTGGAGGCAATGGCTAGTGGTTTAGCGGTATTGGCATATGACTATGCGGCTGCTGGTCAAGTCATTCAGAACGGGGTAAATGGAATGTTAGCTAACTGCAATCATCCCGATAGCTTCATCAATCAAAGTCTTGAATTATTAAAGAAAGGTCCTGAGTTAGATGTTTTAAGAAAAAATGCTCGACAAACTACCTTGAATCTCTCCTGGGAATCTGTCACAGCTAAATTAAATCAAAATTATTACGAGCTCTTACACAGCTATCCTCCAAAAGAAAAAAAGATGAATGCCCTAGCTTTAAGCGAGGCTTGCATTAAACAATGA
- a CDS encoding SRPBCC family protein, whose product MRANSKHEGVMGICLARILCLQLLLIPLACFGANDGPPFDLKVFVGRSGPGFQVQATYVAPVNECQAYAFLTDYEGAKNIPGIRDSKVLFRTGNKIQVERIAEERVLFYPILLRSVLEFSEVSDKRQEFIQIEGDAKSYKGSWTIEPDKNGTRFTHHATFELDTSIPFFLIRFFIENSATRRFEIMAERVLLQKNTLSGSCGKFASL is encoded by the coding sequence ATGAGAGCTAATTCTAAACATGAGGGTGTTATGGGCATTTGCTTAGCAAGGATTTTATGTTTGCAGCTTTTGTTAATACCCCTAGCTTGCTTTGGGGCCAATGATGGGCCGCCTTTTGATTTAAAGGTATTCGTAGGAAGATCTGGCCCTGGTTTTCAAGTGCAAGCTACTTATGTGGCACCGGTTAATGAGTGTCAAGCTTATGCATTTTTAACCGACTATGAAGGCGCTAAAAATATTCCTGGCATTAGAGATTCCAAAGTACTTTTTAGGACTGGAAATAAAATTCAGGTTGAAAGGATTGCAGAAGAGCGGGTTTTGTTTTACCCAATTTTGCTGCGCTCAGTTTTGGAGTTTTCAGAAGTTTCGGATAAACGCCAAGAATTTATCCAGATAGAAGGTGATGCTAAGTCCTATAAAGGTAGCTGGACAATTGAACCTGATAAAAATGGTACGCGTTTTACACATCATGCAACATTTGAACTCGATACATCTATTCCATTCTTTTTAATTAGATTCTTTATAGAAAATAGTGCTACTAGGCGCTTTGAAATTATGGCTGAGCGTGTGCTGCTACAAAAAAATACCTTGAGTGGGAGTTGTGGGAAATTTGCTTCATTGTGA
- the sixA gene encoding phosphohistidine phosphatase SixA — translation MMHTRSLYLLRHAKAESATLQSLDEDRTLTTRGIDDAKKLATKLIKKEIRFDLILTSPAIRAITTAQIISNQLKHKQRFLEVDKKLYQADCTTLLTIASKLHKKIKSVMLVGHNPALEDFVTLIAGESVSMQTCALIELSFEFKDWRDLDKAPLVKMKLLN, via the coding sequence ATGATGCATACAAGATCTTTGTACCTTTTGCGACATGCTAAAGCTGAAAGTGCAACTCTTCAGTCTCTAGATGAGGATCGCACTCTAACTACTAGAGGTATTGATGATGCTAAAAAATTGGCTACAAAACTAATTAAAAAAGAAATTAGATTTGATCTTATTCTCACAAGTCCTGCAATTCGAGCTATCACAACTGCTCAAATAATATCGAATCAACTTAAACACAAGCAAAGATTTTTAGAGGTTGATAAAAAGTTATATCAAGCAGATTGCACTACATTGTTAACAATAGCGAGCAAACTGCATAAGAAAATTAAAAGTGTCATGCTTGTGGGTCATAACCCGGCATTGGAGGATTTCGTTACGCTAATTGCCGGCGAATCAGTTTCAATGCAGACCTGTGCATTGATAGAGCTTTCCTTTGAATTTAAAGATTGGAGGGATCTAGATAAAGCGCCATTAGTCAAAATGAAGCTGCTAAATTAA
- a CDS encoding GNAT family N-acetyltransferase — MLFMFFTKPSTSTSAAILSRVRLTTEFLLRNQCSKYGSWLKAQDSQTLHNYFGHSMSKESIDTLVKQFASDPKNNHFLVAKIDGKWAGTIHIASRGTEVEFGVIVSPKYRQQGIADTMMDEAITWARNRHYHHLFMHCISWNRPIKRLCEKHGLVPRNMMGDAEANLILQPPTPVTFFKEQMSVGKRNCLALIQLQRFNWAQ, encoded by the coding sequence ATGCTCTTTATGTTTTTTACCAAGCCAAGTACTTCAACAAGCGCGGCCATATTGAGTAGAGTCAGGCTGACTACTGAGTTTCTATTACGAAATCAGTGTTCGAAATATGGATCCTGGTTAAAAGCCCAAGATTCACAAACTCTGCATAACTACTTTGGTCACTCAATGAGCAAGGAATCAATTGATACCCTAGTAAAGCAGTTTGCAAGTGATCCTAAAAATAACCATTTTTTAGTGGCAAAGATCGACGGCAAGTGGGCTGGGACCATTCATATTGCTTCGCGTGGGACTGAAGTAGAGTTTGGTGTCATTGTGAGCCCAAAATACCGCCAGCAAGGTATTGCCGATACTATGATGGACGAAGCTATAACGTGGGCTCGCAATCGCCATTACCACCATCTCTTCATGCATTGCATCAGCTGGAATCGCCCCATCAAGCGTTTGTGTGAAAAACATGGCTTAGTGCCACGCAATATGATGGGTGATGCAGAGGCGAATTTGATACTTCAGCCACCAACACCAGTAACCTTCTTTAAGGAACAGATGAGTGTTGGCAAGCGAAATTGCTTAGCATTAATCCAACTGCAAAGATTTAATTGGGCCCAATAA
- a CDS encoding HU family DNA-binding protein, translated as MNKVELIELISAGADIPNAAAKLALESIICRIMEAVSANEVVQIGGLGSFLQVNRSARMGRNPSTGLSVQILVIKSVVFRASSAFKRQINHP; from the coding sequence ATGAATAAAGTAGAGCTAATAGAGTTGATTTCGGCAGGGGCAGATATCCCAAATGCTGCTGCTAAGCTTGCATTGGAGTCGATCATATGTCGAATTATGGAGGCAGTAAGCGCGAATGAAGTAGTTCAGATTGGAGGCTTGGGATCATTTCTCCAGGTTAATCGAAGTGCTCGAATGGGGCGCAACCCTTCCACTGGCCTCTCAGTTCAAATCCTAGTCATTAAATCAGTTGTCTTTAGAGCTAGCTCAGCTTTCAAGAGGCAGATTAATCATCCTTAA
- a CDS encoding bactofilin family protein — translation MFFKKEIETTSNTSSEMIPANDLLQNEEISEIIQSAPTLPEGQNVRQAGNLVVGEGVCLMGSFNVPNKTIITGLIEGSLATKELLVGKEGRVQGEVNCQLADIAGHVENDLQVHITLTIRASAVITGNIFYHEITIEKGAKISGQLARL, via the coding sequence ATGTTTTTTAAAAAAGAGATAGAAACGACCTCAAATACATCATCAGAGATGATTCCCGCTAATGACTTGCTTCAAAACGAGGAGATTAGTGAAATAATCCAAAGTGCACCAACGTTGCCAGAGGGGCAAAATGTACGCCAAGCAGGAAATCTAGTTGTTGGCGAAGGAGTTTGCTTAATGGGCTCCTTCAACGTCCCTAATAAAACCATCATAACTGGGCTAATTGAAGGCAGCCTTGCTACGAAAGAACTATTAGTTGGGAAAGAAGGTAGAGTCCAAGGCGAAGTCAATTGTCAATTAGCCGATATTGCTGGACACGTTGAAAATGATCTTCAAGTTCATATCACCCTTACTATTCGGGCAAGCGCAGTGATTACAGGCAATATTTTTTACCACGAAATTACGATTGAAAAAGGTGCCAAAATTAGCGGCCAATTGGCCAGACTTTAG
- a CDS encoding helix-turn-helix domain-containing protein produces MFLTPKPKVVIVILKEVLKAAREERGLRYEELAEAVCLKKWHIKELEEADTFLTFYTMAIKIQAAKRVAIYLGLSEHQFLSTNEEMG; encoded by the coding sequence ATGTTTTTAACGCCTAAACCAAAGGTAGTCATTGTGATTCTTAAAGAAGTACTGAAGGCAGCTCGTGAGGAGCGAGGCTTGCGCTATGAAGAACTTGCTGAAGCTGTCTGCTTAAAAAAGTGGCATATCAAGGAGCTTGAAGAGGCAGATACTTTTTTAACCTTCTACACAATGGCAATTAAGATACAGGCGGCAAAAAGAGTGGCAATTTATCTCGGTCTTTCAGAGCATCAGTTTTTATCAACCAATGAGGAAATGGGTTGA
- the rfbF gene encoding glucose-1-phosphate cytidylyltransferase has translation MKAVILAGGLGTRISEETASRPKPMVDVGGKPILWHIMKLYSAHGVNDFVICCGYKGYMIKEYFANYFLHMSDVTFDMASNNDVQIHQQHAEPWKITLIDTGEDTLTGGRLKRVHQYLNDEDFCFTYGDGVGDIDITKLIAFHKAHGKQATVTAVQPPSRFGALDMDGTSVINFTEKPLGDGMYINGGFFVLSPKVIDLIKDDSTIWERKPLETLAISGQLQAFMHNGFWQPMDTLRDKQHLDDLWAGGKAPWKVWV, from the coding sequence ATGAAGGCTGTCATATTGGCTGGGGGCCTTGGAACCCGAATCTCTGAAGAGACCGCCTCTCGCCCAAAACCCATGGTCGATGTGGGTGGAAAGCCCATTTTGTGGCACATCATGAAATTATATTCTGCTCATGGGGTGAATGATTTTGTGATCTGCTGTGGTTATAAGGGCTACATGATTAAGGAGTATTTTGCAAACTACTTCTTGCATATGTCAGATGTAACCTTTGATATGGCAAGCAATAATGATGTGCAAATTCATCAGCAGCACGCTGAGCCCTGGAAAATTACTTTAATAGATACTGGTGAAGATACCTTGACTGGTGGTCGCTTAAAGCGAGTGCATCAGTATTTAAATGATGAAGATTTTTGTTTTACCTATGGCGATGGTGTTGGTGATATTGATATTACAAAACTTATTGCATTTCATAAAGCCCATGGTAAACAAGCTACGGTGACAGCGGTTCAGCCCCCAAGTCGTTTTGGTGCGCTCGATATGGACGGTACTTCTGTTATAAATTTTACAGAAAAACCCCTTGGGGATGGGATGTATATCAATGGTGGTTTTTTTGTGCTCTCCCCTAAAGTCATTGATTTAATCAAGGATGACAGTACAATTTGGGAGCGCAAGCCTCTAGAAACATTGGCTATATCTGGTCAGCTACAGGCTTTTATGCATAATGGTTTTTGGCAGCCGATGGACACCTTGCGCGATAAACAGCATCTCGATGATTTGTGGGCGGGTGGCAAGGCGCCATGGAAAGTATGGGTTTAG
- the rfbG gene encoding CDP-glucose 4,6-dehydratase, producing the protein MTISASPNPKIEQQGVVNPTFWNGKRVFLTGHTGFKGGWLSLWLASMGAKVTGYALAPNATPNFFEVAKIAADLEQSHLADIREFAKLKRAIADAQPEILIHMAAQPLVRYSYDNPIETYATNVMGTVNVLESIRTLDCLRAAVIVTTDKCYENKEWAWGYRENEPMGGHDPYSSSKGCAELVTSAYRQSYFPPEKYSKHKVAIASARAGNVIGGGDWSVDRLIPDAIKAFEAKENLMIRNPLATRPWQHVLEPLSGYLVLAQALYEEGARFDGGWNFGPLDENARSVQETINLLIKNWGSAVSWVQDQDEQPHEAHLLKLDCSKARQHLGWVPRLSLEQAIESITQWHHAYQQQSDMRETSLRQIARYQNLRNFN; encoded by the coding sequence GTGACTATATCTGCATCACCCAATCCTAAGATCGAGCAACAAGGGGTTGTTAATCCCACCTTTTGGAATGGCAAACGGGTTTTTTTAACTGGCCATACTGGTTTTAAGGGCGGCTGGTTATCTCTATGGCTCGCTTCAATGGGTGCCAAAGTTACAGGCTACGCACTGGCTCCAAATGCTACCCCAAACTTTTTTGAAGTTGCTAAGATTGCAGCCGATCTTGAGCAATCCCATCTTGCTGATATTAGGGAATTTGCGAAATTAAAAAGGGCGATAGCTGATGCTCAGCCAGAGATTTTGATTCACATGGCAGCCCAACCTTTGGTACGCTACTCTTACGATAATCCAATAGAGACATATGCTACCAATGTCATGGGTACGGTAAACGTGCTCGAATCTATTCGGACTTTGGACTGTCTGCGTGCTGCAGTGATTGTTACAACCGACAAGTGTTATGAGAATAAAGAGTGGGCCTGGGGGTATCGTGAGAATGAACCGATGGGTGGTCATGACCCTTACAGCAGCAGCAAAGGTTGTGCAGAGTTGGTGACAAGCGCTTACCGCCAGTCTTACTTTCCACCAGAAAAATATTCGAAACATAAAGTTGCCATTGCTTCAGCACGAGCTGGAAATGTTATTGGCGGTGGCGACTGGTCGGTCGATCGTTTGATTCCGGATGCTATTAAAGCCTTTGAGGCAAAAGAAAACCTCATGATTCGAAATCCTTTAGCTACGCGTCCTTGGCAACATGTCTTGGAGCCTTTGTCTGGGTATCTTGTTTTGGCGCAAGCTCTTTATGAAGAGGGTGCTCGGTTTGACGGTGGATGGAATTTTGGGCCTTTGGACGAAAATGCGAGATCTGTGCAAGAGACTATTAATCTACTCATTAAAAATTGGGGATCAGCAGTGAGCTGGGTTCAGGATCAGGATGAACAACCTCACGAAGCGCACTTATTAAAGTTAGATTGCTCAAAAGCTCGTCAACATTTAGGTTGGGTGCCCCGCTTGAGTCTTGAGCAAGCTATTGAGAGTATTACACAGTGGCATCATGCTTATCAACAGCAAAGTGATATGCGCGAGACAAGTTTGAGACAAATTGCCCGCTATCAAAATCTTAGAAATTTTAATTAA
- the rfbH gene encoding lipopolysaccharide biosynthesis protein RfbH, with amino-acid sequence MTEFSISVDQLAKDKIRKQILELVREYSALEFAPKKFIPGQTAVPPSGKLIDSKELENMVEASLDGWLTTGRFNDLFEKKLAQFIGIKHLITVNSGSSANLVAFSTLTSDKLGDRAIKKGDEVISVASGFPTTVNPIVQFGAVPVFVDVDPITHNIDATKIEVAISSKTKAIMLAHSLGNPFNLDVVTALCKKYNLWLVEDCCDALGTTYKGQMVGTFGDIGTLSFYPAHHITMGEGGAVFTNNHELIKIAESFRDWGRDCYCAPGKDNTCSKRFAWQLGELPYGYDHKYIYSNLGYNLKITDMQAACALAQLEKAPAFIQARKDNFKFLRERLSSCEQFLQLPKATEGSDPSWFGFPITLKKDCPVSRVDLISYLDQNKVGTRLLFAGNLIRQPYMKDALYRISGELTNTDNVMNNTFWIGVQPALTREMLEFSLSKIEEFLGVKF; translated from the coding sequence ATGACCGAATTTTCTATTTCTGTTGATCAGCTTGCTAAAGATAAGATTCGTAAGCAAATTTTAGAATTGGTAAGAGAATATTCTGCTTTAGAGTTCGCTCCCAAAAAATTTATCCCTGGTCAGACAGCAGTTCCTCCATCAGGAAAGTTGATTGACTCAAAAGAGCTGGAAAATATGGTCGAGGCATCTTTAGATGGCTGGCTTACAACGGGTCGCTTTAATGATCTTTTTGAAAAAAAGCTTGCGCAATTTATTGGTATAAAGCATCTCATAACCGTGAATTCTGGCTCCTCTGCAAATTTGGTTGCCTTTTCAACATTAACCTCCGATAAATTAGGTGATCGCGCCATTAAAAAAGGCGATGAAGTCATTAGTGTGGCCTCAGGATTTCCAACGACCGTTAACCCTATTGTTCAATTTGGTGCGGTGCCAGTTTTTGTGGATGTTGATCCTATTACTCATAATATTGATGCCACTAAAATTGAGGTTGCTATTAGTTCAAAAACTAAGGCAATTATGTTGGCTCACTCTCTGGGTAATCCATTTAATTTAGATGTTGTTACAGCGCTATGTAAAAAATATAATTTGTGGCTTGTGGAAGATTGTTGCGATGCCTTGGGCACAACTTACAAAGGCCAAATGGTAGGTACCTTTGGTGATATTGGCACTCTTAGCTTTTATCCAGCACATCACATCACCATGGGCGAGGGCGGTGCGGTATTTACAAATAATCATGAATTAATAAAAATTGCAGAAAGTTTCAGGGATTGGGGTCGAGATTGTTACTGCGCCCCAGGTAAGGACAATACCTGTAGCAAGCGTTTTGCTTGGCAATTGGGCGAACTTCCTTATGGCTATGACCATAAGTACATCTACAGTAACTTAGGATATAACCTAAAGATTACAGATATGCAAGCTGCGTGCGCCTTAGCTCAATTAGAAAAAGCACCTGCATTTATTCAGGCTCGCAAGGACAACTTTAAATTCCTGAGGGAGCGCCTGAGCTCTTGCGAGCAATTTTTACAGCTACCTAAGGCTACAGAGGGATCAGATCCATCCTGGTTTGGATTTCCAATTACTCTTAAAAAAGACTGTCCAGTATCGCGAGTAGATTTGATAAGCTATTTAGATCAAAATAAGGTGGGGACTCGCCTTCTTTTTGCCGGAAACTTGATACGTCAGCCCTATATGAAAGACGCCCTGTACCGTATTAGTGGAGAACTCACAAACACTGATAATGTAATGAATAATACATTTTGGATTGGTGTCCAGCCTGCGTTAACGAGAGAGATGCTTGAATTTTCGTTATCAAAAATTGAAGAGTTTTTGGGGGTTAAATTTTGA
- a CDS encoding N-acetylneuraminate synthase family protein yields the protein MSKLPNNLFVLEMANNHMGDLDHGLSLIRAFGVVCKKYPQFKFAFKLQYRDLDTFIHPDLKDRMDIKYIKRFAETKLSREQFDSLIAEVRVNGFLTMATSFDEISFDLIEDQNLDIIKIASCSFTDWPVLERAVSIDKPIIASTAGASLEDIDRVVSFLSNRKKDFAIMHCVGEYPTADEKMHLSQIDFLRKRYPSIRIGFSTHENPDNTDLVKIAIAKGANIFEKHVGLVTEKYPINAYSVTPQQADAWLSAAAYTVMVCGESQTRLPENKAEKDSLRSLRRGMFAKQAIKTGQRITRDNFYFAFPPNDSQFTANDYSKYSEFIANSDILVNQAIGPENTVHSNTREKILDIARRVKNLLQEGKVIVPGGVELEISHHYGLDKFDEFGLVMLTVVNRDYCKKLLVSLPGQFHPEQYHNQKEETFHVLFGDLELQLDGEPQILGPGDVVTVMPGVKHAFRSTGGAVVEEISSTHFKNDSFYIDEAINKNLNRKSVLTYWMVD from the coding sequence GTGAGTAAATTACCAAATAATTTGTTTGTTTTAGAAATGGCAAATAATCATATGGGTGACCTTGACCATGGGTTAAGCTTAATTAGGGCTTTTGGAGTGGTTTGCAAAAAATATCCTCAATTTAAATTTGCCTTTAAGCTTCAATATCGTGATTTAGATACCTTTATTCACCCTGATTTAAAAGATCGGATGGATATTAAGTACATCAAGCGTTTTGCAGAAACCAAACTTTCCAGAGAACAATTTGATTCTTTAATTGCTGAGGTTAGAGTCAATGGTTTTCTGACAATGGCCACTTCATTTGATGAGATCTCGTTTGATCTTATTGAGGATCAAAATCTAGATATCATCAAAATTGCAAGTTGTTCCTTTACTGATTGGCCAGTTCTGGAAAGGGCTGTCTCTATCGATAAGCCGATTATCGCCTCTACCGCCGGGGCATCTTTAGAAGATATCGATCGGGTTGTAAGCTTTTTGTCAAATCGCAAAAAAGATTTTGCAATTATGCACTGCGTTGGTGAATATCCAACTGCAGACGAAAAGATGCATCTCTCTCAAATTGATTTTTTAAGAAAAAGATACCCTAGCATCAGAATTGGTTTCTCTACACACGAAAATCCTGATAATACAGATTTAGTAAAGATTGCTATTGCTAAAGGCGCTAATATTTTTGAGAAGCATGTAGGTTTGGTAACTGAGAAATATCCAATTAATGCCTACTCTGTAACTCCACAGCAAGCTGATGCATGGCTTTCAGCTGCAGCGTATACAGTGATGGTTTGCGGTGAGAGTCAGACTCGATTGCCTGAAAACAAAGCTGAAAAAGATAGCCTGCGCTCTCTTAGAAGGGGTATGTTTGCTAAGCAAGCTATCAAGACGGGGCAGAGAATTACACGTGACAATTTTTACTTTGCGTTTCCACCAAATGATTCTCAATTTACAGCCAACGACTATTCAAAATATTCTGAATTTATCGCAAATTCAGATATTTTGGTCAATCAAGCAATAGGGCCAGAAAATACAGTTCATAGTAATACTAGGGAAAAAATTCTTGATATCGCAAGGCGTGTAAAAAATTTACTTCAAGAGGGTAAGGTTATTGTTCCGGGCGGTGTTGAACTGGAAATTTCTCATCATTATGGTCTTGATAAATTTGACGAATTTGGTTTAGTCATGCTCACTGTAGTTAATCGTGATTATTGCAAGAAGCTATTAGTAAGTCTTCCGGGGCAATTTCATCCGGAGCAGTACCATAATCAAAAAGAAGAAACATTTCATGTTCTATTTGGGGATCTGGAGTTGCAGTTGGATGGTGAGCCTCAAATCTTAGGACCTGGAGATGTAGTGACTGTTATGCCCGGTGTGAAGCATGCGTTTCGCTCGACTGGCGGTGCGGTGGTTGAGGAGATTTCATCTACACACTTTAAGAATGATTCTTTTTATATCGATGAGGCAATTAACAAAAACCTAAATCGTAAATCTGTTCTTACATATTGGATGGTTGATTAA